A window of Apium graveolens cultivar Ventura chromosome 8, ASM990537v1, whole genome shotgun sequence contains these coding sequences:
- the LOC141679960 gene encoding uncharacterized protein LOC141679960 — MLPIEVGSPSHGAINFDETANEEGLRTNMELIDEVRDQDVARMEKYKEKKREHFSKKSRVKKFQVGDLVLRDTEASDPTNTEKLMPKWKGPYKVKEVLRAGTYKLMNMDDSEVPNTWHGLRLRKYYQ, encoded by the coding sequence ATGCTACCTATTGAGGTGGGATCTCCTTCTCACGGAGCAATAAACTTTGATGAAACAGCTAATGAAGAAGGTCTCAGAACAAATATggagctaattgatgaagtccggGACCAAGATGTAGCAAGGATGGAGAAATATAAGGAAAAGAAAAGAGAGCACTTCAGTAAGAAATCCAGAGTAAAAAAAtttcaagttggagacctggtTCTTCGAGACACAGAAGCCTCGGATCCTACAAACACTGAAAAGCTAATGCCAAAATGGAAAGGACCATATAAGGTCAAGGAAGTCCTAAGGGCAGGAACCTACAAACTCATGAACATGGATGACTCTGAAGTTCCTAATACCTGGCATGGACTCCGGCTAAGAAAATACTACCAGTAG